The Streptomyces sp. B3I8 nucleotide sequence GGTGTGCTCCCACAGGAACTGGTCGATGAGGTAGCCGTGGGCGCCGTGCAGTTCGACGCCGTCGAAGCCGATGCGCTCGGCGGCGGCGGCCGCGTCGGCGAACGCGGCGATGACGTCGTCCAGGTCCTGCCGGGTCATCGCCCGGCCGGTGGCCTCGGCCTCGCCGCCGCGCAGACCGGAGGGGCCGACGGCGGGGGCGTCCGGGAAGGGCGGACGGCCCTGCTCACGGACCATGCCGACGTGCCAGAGCTGCGGCACGATCGTGCCGCCCGCCCCGTGCACCGCGTCGGCGACCTCCGCCCAGCCCGCGAGCTGCTCCTCGCCGTGGAACCGGGGGACGCGGTCGCTGATACCGGCGGAGGGGTGGCCGACATAGGTGCCCTCGGTGACGATCAGCCCGACGCCCGCGGCGGCCCGGCGGGCGTAGTAGGCGCGCACGTCCTCGCCCGGGACGCCGCCCGGGGAGAACATGCGGGTCATCGGCGCCATGACGATGCGGTTGGGGACGGTCAGGCCGTTCAGGGCGACGGGGCGGGAGAGGATCCGCGCGGCGCGGGAGGCGGAGGTGTCCGCACCGGAGGTGGTGGTGTCGGCGGGGGCGGTCATACGGGCTCCTCGAGGACGTGGATAAACCGTTCAGTATGTGCACGCGCATGCAATGCGCCCCTTGGTCAATGTCTTGTACGGCCCACGCATTCCCGTCCGCCCCACCACTGTGACCGCGACCTCCCGAGCCTCCGTGCGGCGCGGGCGCCGAACACGCCGAAGGGCGGCACCCCCCGTGCGGGGAGTGCCGCCCTCTGTCGCACTCGAACGTCGGCGTGTGCCGGCCTGTGCCGGTCCACGACGGCGTGCGTCGGACTTCCTGTCCGGTCCTCGGTGGGCCCGGCCCGGCTGGAGGCCGGACCCGGAGAGGATCAGAAGTCCATGTCACCGCCCGGCATGCCGCCCGGAGCGCCCGCCGGGGCGGCCTTCTCCGGCTTGTCGGCGATGACGGCCTCGGTGGTCAGGAAGAGCGCGGCGATGGAGGCGGCGTTCTGCAGCGCGGAACGGGTCACCTTCGCCGGGTCGATGATGCCTTCCTTGACCAGGTCGACGTACTCGCCGGTCGCGGCGTTCAGGCCGTGGCCCGGGGTCAGGTTGCGCACCTTCTCCACCACGACGCCGCCCTCGAGGCCGGCGTTGACCGCGATCTGCTTCAGCGGGGCCTCGAGCGCCAGCTTGACGGCGGCGGCACCGGTGGCCTCGTCGCCCTCGAGCTCCAGCTTCTCGAAGACCTGGGAGGCCTGGAGCAGGGCCACGCCACCACCGGCGACGATGCCCTCCTCGACGGCCGCCTTCGCGTTGCGGACGGCGTCCTCGATGCGGTGCTTGCGCTCCTTGAGCTCCACCTCGGTGGCGGCACCGGCCTTGATGACCGCGACGCCGCCGGCGAGCTTCGCCAGGCGCTCCTGCAGCTTCTCGCGGTCGTAGTCGGAGTCGCTGTTGTCGATCTCGGCGCGGATCTGGTTGACCCGGCCGGCGACCTGGTCGGCGGAGCCGGCGCCGTCGACGATGGTGGTCTCGTCCTTGGTGATGACGACCTTGCGGGCGCGGCCCAGGAGCTCCAGACCGGCGTTCTCCAGCTTGAGGCCGACCTCCTCGGAGATGACCTCGCCGCCCGTGAGGATGGCGATGTCGCCGAGCATGGCCTTGCGGCGGTCACCGAAGCCCGGGGCCTTGACGGCGACGGACTTGAAGGTGCCACGGATCTTGTTGACGACCAGGGTCGACAGGGCCTCGCCCTCGACGTCCTCGGCGATGATCAGCAGCGGCTTGCCCGACTGCATGACCTTCTCCAGGAGCGGGAGCAGGTCCTTGACCGCGGAGATCTTGGAGTTGGCGATGAGGATGTAGGGGTCCTCGAGCGACGCCTCCATGCGCTCCATGTCGGTCGCGAAGTACGCCGAGATGTAGCCCTTGTCGAAGCGCATGCCCTCGGTGAGCTCGAGCTCCAGACCGAAGGTCTGCGACTCCTCGACCGTGATGACGCCTTCCTTGCCGACCTTGTCCATCGCCTCGGCGATGAGCTCGCCGATCTGGGTGTCGGCGGCGGAGATGGAGGCCGTGGAGGCGATCTGCTCCTTCGTCTCGACCTCCTTGGCCTGGTCGAGCAGGGCGGCGGAGACGGCCTCGACGGCCTTCTCGATACCGCGCTTCAGGGCCATCGGGTTGGCGCCGGCCGCCACGTTGCGCAGGCCCTCGCGGACCAGCGCCTGGGCGAGGACGGTCGCGGTGGTCGTACCGTCACCGGCGACGTCGTCCGTCTTCTTGGCGACTTCCTTGACCAGCTCGGCGCCGATCTTCTCGTACGGGTCCTCGAGCTCGATCTCCTTGGCGATGGAGACACCATCGTTGGTGATCGTGGGGGCGCCCCACTTCTTCTCGAGGACGACGTTTCGGCCCTTGGGGCCGAGCGTCACCTTCACGGCGTCCGCGAGCTGGTTCATGCCGCGCTCGAGGCCGCGCCGCGCCTCCTCGTCGAACGCGATGATCTTGGCCATGTGAAGTGGTCCTCCCGGACTGGGGTGGATTGCTCCGGACCGCGCCCGCGCCCGCGACGGACGGCACCGGCTGGTGGTTC carries:
- a CDS encoding NADH:flavin oxidoreductase, with protein sequence MTAPADTTTSGADTSASRAARILSRPVALNGLTVPNRIVMAPMTRMFSPGGVPGEDVRAYYARRAAAGVGLIVTEGTYVGHPSAGISDRVPRFHGEEQLAGWAEVADAVHGAGGTIVPQLWHVGMVREQGRPPFPDAPAVGPSGLRGGEAEATGRAMTRQDLDDVIAAFADAAAAAERIGFDGVELHGAHGYLIDQFLWEHTNRRTDAYGGDPVARAKFAVEIVEAVRARVSPEFPVIFRYSQWKADSYDARLAGTPQELEAILTPLAEAGVDAFHASTRRYWLPEFDGSDLNLAGWSKKLTGRPAITVGSVGLDGDFARSFKGEGAPVKNIDELLDRMERDEFDLVAVGRALLQDPEWARKVLTGRFDELAPYDAAAAKTLH
- the groL gene encoding chaperonin GroEL (60 kDa chaperone family; promotes refolding of misfolded polypeptides especially under stressful conditions; forms two stacked rings of heptamers to form a barrel-shaped 14mer; ends can be capped by GroES; misfolded proteins enter the barrel where they are refolded when GroES binds) gives rise to the protein MAKIIAFDEEARRGLERGMNQLADAVKVTLGPKGRNVVLEKKWGAPTITNDGVSIAKEIELEDPYEKIGAELVKEVAKKTDDVAGDGTTTATVLAQALVREGLRNVAAGANPMALKRGIEKAVEAVSAALLDQAKEVETKEQIASTASISAADTQIGELIAEAMDKVGKEGVITVEESQTFGLELELTEGMRFDKGYISAYFATDMERMEASLEDPYILIANSKISAVKDLLPLLEKVMQSGKPLLIIAEDVEGEALSTLVVNKIRGTFKSVAVKAPGFGDRRKAMLGDIAILTGGEVISEEVGLKLENAGLELLGRARKVVITKDETTIVDGAGSADQVAGRVNQIRAEIDNSDSDYDREKLQERLAKLAGGVAVIKAGAATEVELKERKHRIEDAVRNAKAAVEEGIVAGGGVALLQASQVFEKLELEGDEATGAAAVKLALEAPLKQIAVNAGLEGGVVVEKVRNLTPGHGLNAATGEYVDLVKEGIIDPAKVTRSALQNAASIAALFLTTEAVIADKPEKAAPAGAPGGMPGGDMDF